TTAAAAAAGGATCATGGTTCATAATTGGAAATGGAGAAACTGTTTGGGCTGGTATTGATAATATTGTTAACACACATCCACCTCGACCAATCTCCACAATGATACCACAAGACTCCTTTTTGCTACGAGATTTAATTGTTAATCAAGGAACTTCCCGCTCATGGGATCTCCACAAAATTGTAGACACTATGGCTACGGAGGACCAGGAAACTGTTAAAAAATTTTATCTCTCAAAGTAGGCTAGACCAGATCAATTAGTTTGGAACTATACTGTTTCTGGCGAGTACACTGTGAAATCAGGCTATTGGTTCCTAACACATGACCCATCTGAGAGTGACTATCAAAATAGAATCCCACATGGATCCATTGAACTCAAGAACAAACTCTGGAAGTTAAACATAATGCCAAAAATTAAACACTTCATTTGGCGCACAATATCTCTAGCCTTACCTACCACTACTAGACTTCGGTCCAGGGGAATGAACATTGATTCTCTATGTTCACGATGCAAACAAGAGGATAAAACTATAAACCATGTTTTATTCACCTGTCCCTTTGCAATATCAGTTTGGCGGTTCTCCAATACCTCTGCTTTAAACTGGAGACATTTATCCGAGAATGCAGAAGTGAATATTTCCACCCTGATAGACCATTCAACAAGACAAGGAATTTCTCTTCAAGATGCTTTACAATCTTTAAGGCTGTTATGGCGGATTTGGAAAGCTAGAAACAACACCATCTTTAACAATTACAGAGAAAGTGCTTCCAAAACCGTTTTGCAAGCTCGTTCGGAAGCAAAAGAGTGGATTGATATAAAGCTGCATAAAATGTGTTCACAACATCCTACACAACAAACTCATCGGTGGTTTGCTCCTTTAGAACCAATAGTGAAATGTAACTTTGATGCTGCttttaatcaaaataacaaCCAAGCCACTAGTGGTTGGATAATTCAGAATCATCATGGATCACCTCTCTCCTGGGGCTCGTCTGACTTAGGATATGCAGGATTGCCACTAGAAGCAGAGACAAAAGCCCTACTTGTCGGTTTACAACAATCATGGATTAGAGGTTATACCAATATCATGTTCGAAAGCGATTGTTTAACTCTCATTCACATTGTAAATGGTGTAAAGAAGAACAGGTTTCTAATCAACTTACTCCATGATATACACTACTGGACTTCAAAGTTTGCTTCAATTTCGTTTTTATTCATAAAGAATGTAACACTGCAGCTCATACTTTGACAAAATTTGGCTGTTATAATAGTAGTTTTTATTCAGATTCTGTAACTTTGCCGACATGGCTCAGAGATACCCTTTGTAAagacaacttttaaaaaaataaagtattgttttgtgggaaaaaatagttattaaaataataatttggatatttagatataaaatattactttttaaaattctgattggtttacaatttttaaaattaattaataatttttgtccataattaattagagagaaaatatttttttggaaagtaataattatataaaatattttattagtcttatatttaaattacattgttttatatttactaaaaactaaatatttgtcTTTAAAACCAATGGCatgaaaattttacattttataaagtttgttttatatttgtactttcaaattaatatatagaatagATAAAGTAATTATGACTTTATTATTCTCCAATTTATCTTTGAGTTGGTCACTGGTGCAAGActttattatttacattaaatgTTGAGTTGCTTACtgacataaattttttaattaaaaataactttCTCCCATTTATCTTTGGGTTGGtgctacaaaatatttttatcagatacatttttttcttcaattttttactGATCCAGTTCCAAACCGTCTCTTTCAGAATTAGATTcggtatattaaaaaaaaatacaatttcatACCAAGTTAATGCGGTTAGGTAAATtagagattaaagaaaaaaaataataacgaaCAAAAATTTCGTCACtcacacattaattaaaataaaaaagagaaaaaaaaaaaaccctgacTCAATTAAGTCAATCGCATTTCCCTAGAGtcctctcttcttcaagcttcacAGAAACCACcacccttctctctttttctcagaGACAAAGAGCTCTGAGAGAGGAGGATCCGTCGGTGTGCTAGTCTCACTCTTACACTACATCCGATCGTCGTCTCCGGTAACTTGATTTCGTTACTCTCCGATCAATTTCTTACTggatgaactttttttttatttcgttcGAATTTCTGacttgaacttgttgttgtcaaTTCAACCTTAAGCTTTCTCTTCGTCTTCGTATTCCATTATCTTACTGCTTCGATGCTGATCTCTACTTGTTTCCCCCCCCCTTTTAGCATTTCCAGTGGCGTCTCTTACTAGTGTTTCTTCACTAGATTTAGactggttcttttttttttttttttttNNNNNNNNNNNNNNNNNNNNNNNNNNNNNNNNNNNNNNNNNNNNNNNNNNNNNNNNNNNNNNTGCTCTGGATTTCGTTTTCATTTTCCCGATTTGTCCTCTTGAACGATTTAAGCAGCCTTGTTTGATTGTTCATTTTCATAAATCTGTCCAAAGATATTAACTCACAGTAGCTTGGATCtgagctttttttgtttgtttgtttgtttcctgcGTCTTTTTGTACAATTTTACTTCAATTTTGAGATTGATTTAGTAGAACCTTTGCTGTGTACAATGTGCTGAGATAGCTTAACTAATATAGCCTGTGATGTTTTTATTGTTCTAATCTGTAGGTGAAGTTTTGCGATTAGTTTGTGTTTGTGACATTCAGATTTACATGTGCAGAGTTGCTTCAGTTTGGTTATTCTGGAATTGATGGATCAGGTTTGTGTACTAGTTGTTTCGGTTCGTTGTCACTGTTTTACTCTTTGACGAGTCTTTTGGTTAAACATGCTCTTACTAATAATGCAGTACGAGAAAGTTGAGAAGATTGGTGAAGGTACTTACGGTGTGGTTTATAAGGCACGAGACAAAGTGACCAATGAGACTATAGCTTTGAAGAAGATCCGGCTTGAGCAGGAGGATGAAGGTGTACCTAGCACAGCTATTAGAGAAATCTCCCTCTTGAAAGAAATGCAGCACAGCAACATTGTCAAGTATGAAGTTGTTCGAAAACTAATTGTTGAAAACTGATTCAGCATGAGTCTGGTTTAACAATtttggttactttttttttgtttttttaattatgttcaCAGGTTGCAGGATGTAGTGCACAGCGAAAAGCGTTTGTATCTGGTCTTTGAGTATCTTGATTTAGATCTCAAAAAGCATATGGATTCAACTCCTGATTTCTCCAAGGATTTACATATGATCAAAGTGAGTGCTACACTTTAggcatatttattttatttttgtgcttGATGCAGTTTTATGTGAAGCACTTTAACAAACCAGAAACCCCTTAAAGCACTGTCATATGAGCTATTTGGTTGCTCATGCTATCATAAATTTCCTTCTGGTCTTTTTAGTAATTCTACCTGTTACTGCATATTGGTGAAATCTAAGTTATGTTATGTCCTCCCAATGCGTTTTTTGTACTCAACACAAGCTGATTAGAGCTGTTCATTCATTCTCTGCAGACATATCTTTACCAGATTCTCCGTGGAATTGCGTATTGCCACTCTCACAGAGTTCTCCATCGTGATCTAAAGCCACAGAATTTGTTGATTGATCGCCGCACAAACTCCCTAAAGCTTGCAGATTTTGGACTGGCCAGAGCATTTGGTATCCCTGTCAGGACGTTTACTCATGAGGTGCCAAAGAGCTTAATTCTTGTTCATTTGTTTCTGTTATGAAATCTTTGGCATGGCTTCACATTTGCTTCATTCCTCAAGGGTAAAGAATCACTTAAGTATCTGATAAATGTGAATTCAGGACTAAGACATTTCAGATAGACGGATTCGAGATACCATAATAAGTTTCAGTGCTATATTCAGATTTTGACGTCTCTTCATGGTTATTCTCACAATTTGTGCGTTGTGTTCCTTCTAGGTGGTTACTCTCTGGTACCGAGCACCGGAGATACTCCTAGGATCTCATCAGTACTCTACACCCGTTGATATCTGGTCTGTGGGATGCATATTTGCTGAGATGATCAGCCAAAAGCCCTTATTTCCTGGAGACTCCGAGATTGATCAACTCTTCAAGATTTTCAGGTTTCATTACTAACTTGCTCAATCCAGTCATCTTCTAAATACTACAAGTCGAAAGAACTTGTCTGCAATGATATCACAAGGAATTCTGAAAACATTCTCATCTTGAAATGTAATTTTGGAGTACTCATGAACACAGAAATTCAAGTGTCAACTGATTATACATTATCACTGCCATGTTTTTTGTCTTCAACCAGAATCATGGGAACTCCATACGAGGATACGTGGGGTGGGGTAACTTCTCTGCCAGATTATAAATCTGCTTTCCCTAAGTGGAAACCAACGGTACTTCAAATTTCTTTGTTCATTTGTACATTTTGTTTCAGCAAACAAGAGTTCACGACACAATAATATTCTTGcccttattttatttattttcgtatACCACAGGAGTTACAAACTTTTGTCCCCAATCTAGATCCCGATGGAATCGATCTCCTTTCTGTAAGTTCACTGACCATATACACacacatctatatattttacttCTGCTACATTAGAAACCTGTATGCTACATTAGAAACCTCTACTCAATCTTTAACCACTTGAGGTTTTAGTTGTCTTATAAAGTCATCGATAACAAAAAGCAGAGACATTGGGTTGGCTCCTTGTATATGCCACATCAAGCCAAAACCAAACTAGTCTTAGACATGAACAGTATTCAATAACCAGGATTCATGGAAGTCCtagaccaaaccaaaccaaacttgtGAAGCTCATGTGAAAGTAAAGAGGATGATAATAATATATctctattttaatttgatttgttacaGAAAATGCTGATAATGGATCCGAGCAAAAGAATCAACGCAAGAGCCGCCCTGGAGCATGAATACTTCAAGGATCTTGGCGTCATGCCGTAGAAAGAGATAAAACCAGTAATCTCTCCTtcattctatatataattatcatgtttcaaaattaagaacaatattaatgggttttgtttattctttctcTGAgttcatttcctacttataTATCCTagtacgaaaaaaaaagaagaagatttcgagtgtgtgtttttttttttacttttaagcTTTTGAGATCATTTTCTTGTATCCTTTTGTTACCCAGAATATACTAGTCCCCCTCatatatggtttttgttttgcaaaattaCCGTAATATGCAACTTCTTTCTGTATAGTAATAGTAGTGATTATCATCAGTTTGATAAAATATCACTTTTTCGCAGTTGTGACTTTTTTCATATACTTCTCGGGacaaaatgatattttcatGTAAATGTGCCAATaatcaaaacctaaaaacttaacaacaaaataaaaaaataagactaAGGTAATCTTTATAGCTGGACTAGGATTTGATAGAGATTAGAGGGTGGATAGTTTTGTTTAATCAGGATATGTAATTAAGGAGAAGAGAGGGTCCAATAAAATCAATTAGGTGAGACCAAAATTGACGAGTTGTATAACGgcgacaaaaaaattttgacgAGAAGAGAGCTGGTCAACACGTATTGGATAATTTGGATTACACATTTTACATTCAGTCTATTTtcgaataaataaaaatgtcaaataattaaatagaatCTAATAAAAAAAGGTAGACAGATCATTACCCGATGATGACCATCTAAAAATGTTGACATAGTTGTTGAGTCGACACATTCATAAGTGGAAGCAGTAGGTCCACTTCAATCTGTATTACCATGATTTTTCGATATAGGCTTACTTGGTCTCAGCTGCTCTTTCATTGAGCAAGGAAGCACTGTTCTTCTTCGGAATAAGACATATATTTGGGTGAAACTACATTTCGAATGTAAAACGTTCTCCTAATCTAAAAGAGTTTTTAACAGGAACGTTAAagatatgcaaatgcaatgatGGCAGATCATGAAATTAGGTGTTTGGaaacaaattatatgtttgTAATGGGGATTGCacaatactaataaataaaattttgcgGGAAAAGAATTGAGCAAGTCCTTTATTAACGAAATGAGGTCGTCAATTACAAAGAGTGAGAGTTTGTCAGCTTACAGGCAAACTGACGACCAGAAAAATGACTATCTCAAAGATGGAAGCGAATTACAAAAGGCAATAAACTCTGTTTTCGATGTGAAGTATTGCTCTCTGGGTAATGTCCGAGAATCAGAATGAGGTTGTCAATAAATGTCTTGAGCTATTTATAGGTGAGTATAGAGTTAGGGCACTTTAGGGTTTTtgtcgtgaattcccgagattgccctctGCGGAGTGTTAGTGACTTTCTCCCAATTATATCGggccaaaataaaattaatctgTCTTGTTGGgtcgagtggcatattgggcgcagcccatgtccaacaatagtcccccccttagtccggagaGCGGCAGTTTTCTGCGATCAGCGGGCATGCTTGAATTGTCTGTAATATGTCTGCTCGGCACAGATTGTCTCGGGTTACTTGTGAGATTGCAGATGATCGGCGAGACTCCATAGTTGGAGATCGGCATGGCGCTGATGATGTGGAATTGTGCCGTGATGACTTGACTTCAAGTGGGTTTGACCGTTCTTGATGGGCGTCGTCGAGGATCGCCGCACGAGAGAGTGATCTAGGTGAGATCGGCAGATTTAGTGATTCTAAGGGGATCGAAGATCGGCCGATTTAGATAGGTTTTCAGAGAAATTGAGATGAGTTGAGCGGCAGTAATGAGCTTGGCGGTGAACTCGGCGAGATGAGCAgaggtaatgagctcggcgagatgagCAGAGATAATGAGCTCGGCGAGATAAGCGGAGGTAATGAGCTAGGCGGTGAGCTCGGGGAGATGAGCAGAGGTAATGAGCTAGGCGGTGAGCTCGGGAGATAAGCGGAGGTAATGAGCTAGGCGgtgagctcggcgagatgagcggaggtaatgagctcggcgagatgagCGGAGGCAACAAGGTCGGCGGTGATGGGCTCGGCGAGCAGCTTGACCGAGAGTTTGCTGTTGGTTGTCGCGGGAtcgagaatggagtagctggtCACCGCGAGGTTGGCGGGTTGAGAGAGACTATGGTCGGCATGACGGATCTCGGAGGTCGGTGTGGCGTCGATGAGGTCGACACTTCTCATGAGGCTGTTTGTCGAGGCCCCCTCCTAGCTGGAGGTCGGCGAGATATTTGTGGAGTCGAGGTGAAGAGAGGTCGACGAGAGTGAGATTTAGGTCAGCGAAATTGAGATTAAGGTTGGCGCGAGCAGCTCCGTGGATGAGGTCAAGGTTGAGGTTGAGGTCAGCGGACAAGGATTGATGAGTTTTGAGGTTGGTTCTCGTGATGGTGGCAAAGCTGAGGTAGGCGGGACGCTGCACGATGCCCCAGAGGTCGGTAAATCCTCATTCCAGGTCGGCGCTTGTCCTATCGTCGGGGCGAGCTCCGAGGTCAGCTCCTAAGATTGGTGTTCATGTTGTGCGCTTGCATCCCACGTCCTCTCATGGGAGCGGCAAGAAAAGGTTTGATCGTCAATTTGAGGTTGGCACTTATGATAGTGCGGGAGAAGGTTAATAGGTCGGCAAGAGTGTGCAAGTAAGAACTTGGCTTATTCAAACTTGACCGCCTGCTAGCTGAATGCGAGACTGCGCTCGGCTTTTTTTCGTGCGGATTATTTCACCGCGACATCCATGTGGAACGCGTTATAAATCGTACACCTGGCCAGGGCGACAATGTAGAAGCTGGACACTCGTTAAGACAGACTTGTTCGAGAGAGCTTGGTTGTGATTAAATGTACTCTTGCgagtgtaatttttatttttatgttttattatagtTGTGTCTTGTAAAAGGCTGCCTACATACCCTTGAAAAGGGCTCAAACCATTCGTAGTTCATTTTGCGAAGGAAGAGCTCGGTATGCCgagcgttcttttttttttttttttttttttttttttttttttttttttttttttttttttttttttttttttttttttttttttttttttttttttttttttttNNNNNNNNNNNNNNNNNNNNNNNNNNNNNNNNNNNNNNNNNNNNNNNNNNNNNNNNNNNNNNNNNNNNNNNNNNNNNNNNNNNNNNNNNNNNNNNNNNNNNNNNNNNNNNNNNNNNNNNNNNNNNNNNNNNNNNNNNNNNNNNNNNNNNNNNNNNNNNNNNNNNNNNNNNNNNNNNNNNNNNNNNNNNNNNNNNNNNNNNNNNNNNNNNNNNNNNNNNNNNNNNNNNNNNNNNNNNNNNNNNNNNNNNNNNNNNNNNNNNNNNNNNNNNNNNNNNNNNNNNNttttttttttttttttttttttttttggcccaGGGCGCCTTGTTGTTCTTCGATTTGGCTGAGTTCCACGACCGGTTATCTTGATAGATGGTTTGACCTTGcgtgtttctctttttctaccTCGATGTACTTGTTAGCCCGGTGCAGCGCGTCGTCGAGAGTCAGAGGCTCGTATATGATAATATCATCCCTGAAGCGAGACCCATATGCAAGAGCATTTCGGAGAGCGGAGATCGTAGTATCGTCTACAATGGCGAGCTTTGAAACAACCCTCTTGAATCGTTCCATGAACTTTCTGAGCGATTCGTCGTCCTCTTGGTACATCGTCCAGAGATCAGCGTTAGATACCCCTTTTATCATAAAGGTCGAGTGGTGTTGCAGGAAAGCAGCGGTGAGCTCGTAGTAGCTATCTATCGAATTGGCTTCAAGACGAAAAAACCAACTGAGTGCGTCAAGGGCTAAGTTTTCCACAAACATCTAACAGCATCCGGCATCATATTCTTCAGGACTAAAGTGTGCTCGGTTGATTGCAACACTCATCGAAGTTAAGAAAGGTTTTCGGTCGGTTAGCCCGTTGTACGGGATGAACTTGAACTTGTTGATATAACAAACGTGAACACTAGAGATTCTTGTCGTGAAGGGTGAGCGTTGAGCCTTTTCGAGCACCTTCTCCAAGTTGGGAGCAGCGCTTGTTGCTCGATGTATCTTGGCCGAGATGTCCTTTACGATCTCTTCGAGTTTCTGGATTTTTAAATCCTTGTTATCTTTCAGGTCGTCTCGCAAATGGTGGTTCGACAGTGTTGGAGTCGGCTGGCTCCTACTACGCTTGCTATGACGGTGCGTCTGGTCTTGATCGGCGGGCGCCCCGTCCCTGGTGTGGTCGTCGAAAGATCCTTCAATGATGGACGTCAGTCGGCGTCTGTAACTCTCTGAGCGTTCCTCGACTGGCGGTGATAGGGGTGGTAGTGTTTCCAGGTCGGCAGGGTAGCTTGTGTGTCGACGATCGTGCCTTCTTTGCTGGAGTCTGTTAATTTGTTCCTGCAATGCTTCTTGTGTTGCAACGAGTGCGTCGAGCTGCTCAGTTGTTCGTGTGTCCCGACTATTGAGCTTGTCGAGGATAGTCTGCATCATATCGTCAAAGTTGTTCCTCTGTCCAGCAAGCAAGGGAGCTGGGAGCGCGGCACCATCAATGATAGCTGGAGCCACGGTTTGACGATGCTCGTCACGTGCGGCAGGAAGAGGTGGGATTGGCGCATCGAGTACGGTATGCATCGGGTCGTCGAGTCCGCTCCTTTGTGTTGTGGGCAAAGCATTTGGAAGGGCGGCATTGTTGACGACGGTCTGGTCTGTGGTAGGTCCGTGCTCGGCATGCATGGCAGCGAGAGGTTCCAAGGACGCGTCGGGCGCTGGTAGAGAGGTTGTGTTGTTTGGCGCAGCGCCTTCGACTGTGGTTGTCGTGGAAGGTGGAGGTAGGAGAGTGCGTGTTTTTATGTGTCCCCATCGTTGTTCTGAAGGCGATGGTTGTTCGAAAGTGGTGTTGAATTCTTCGTTGGAGTTCCTTGAGTTCGCCATGCCTCGATCTGGAATCTTCGTGGAAACGTTGACCGTCAGTCTTGATCGTCAAAAAGGAGCGCTCTACtcttgccccacggtgggcgccaattgtttgtactAAAGATTGCACAATactaataaataagattttacGGAGAAAGAATTGAGCAAGTCCTTTATTAACGAAATGAGGTCGTCAATTACAAAGAGTGAGAGTTCGTCAGCTTACAGGCAAATTGACGACCAGAAAAATGACTATCTCAAAGATGGAAACGAATTACAAAAGGCAATAAACTCTATTTTCGATGTGAAGTATTGCTCTCTGGGTAATGTCCGAGAATCAGAATGAGGTTGTCAATAAATGTCTTGAGCTATTTATAGGTGAGTATAGAGTTAGGACACTCTAGGGTTTTCGACGTGAATTCCTGAGATTGCCCTCTGCGAAATGTTAGTGATTTTCTCCCAATTATATCggaccaaaataaaattaatctgTTTTGTTGGGCCAAATGGCATATTGGGCgcagcccatatccaacattATAGTTGGTGCAGTTTAATGCGTGTGCCCCTAGCTCATTCATACgtgaataaaaatgtataattatCAAAGGGAATAAATCGCCTTTTATTCCAAATATAATAAGttctagtcttttttttttttttcacatgacgagtgatcatttttttttttgtgacatgttattttaatatagatttatataattctccaaataaaaatttaaggtATTTTTACTTATAATTATAGAACGCATGGTTTTATATTACAagttatttatctatatttcaacaaacaaaaaatgtatatttgtagCGTATGAtgtattgtttaattttttatgttattatttaattCGTGAATAAtaagtattaataataaaatcagtTTCTTACAACAATTAATAGcacattaataataaaattagtatatactatatgagtaatatattttgttttgtaaacaaaattcaacAGCTACATGTCACCCCCTATAGACTATGTACTTAATTTTCAGTTAATTTCATTGTCATTTACCTAATTACTTATGATATACTCTGGAAATAACTTAAAATGCTTGTTATAACCCAACTAATAATAATGCCAAGACTGATTCCTCTAAAAACAAAAGCTTACTGAATCTATGACACATCAATTATTTTAGTtgacagaaagaaagaaaaaaaaatcattaatacaataccaaaataaaaacacaattaaattttaaattgaagtCATGAAATTAGTTGTTGACTcgtaaaaaagagaaaggtggCTTAAAGTGGCCAAGTAGGCAGGCGCTCTNCAATGACACAAAGTTCAACCTCAGGATCTCAAACATggacgaaaacaaaaaaaaactcaaaaagggcaaatttttaaaattttgaaatcagATAGAAGAAGTTGTTGGTTAAGACCAAAGTGAAgctgaatttgattttaaattgaGAAAAGGAACAGAACCGGATCCGAGAATTTCCCATGGCAAGATTCATCACAAGAATAAgggactcaaaaaaaaaaaaaaaaaaaaaaaaaaaaaacataattctcatatctgtctccctctagtcaatatttccttttttttatttttttgaatttaatctttttttgttttctctctccttttttgttCTACACAAAACTTATTGCTCCAAAGACTTTGTagcgagaagaagaaaaaaaaacgcgatttttatttgttttctg
The sequence above is drawn from the Camelina sativa cultivar DH55 chromosome 4, Cs, whole genome shotgun sequence genome and encodes:
- the LOC104780694 gene encoding cyclin-dependent kinase A-1-like, whose protein sequence is MDQYEKVEKIGEGTYGVVYKARDKVTNETIALKKIRLEQEDEGVPSTAIREISLLKEMQHSNIVKLQDVVHSEKRLYLVFEYLDLDLKKHMDSTPDFSKDLHMIKTYLYQILRGIAYCHSHRVLHRDLKPQNLLIDRRTNSLKLADFGLARAFGIPVRTFTHEVVTLWYRAPEILLGSHQYSTPVDIWSVGCIFAEMISQKPLFPGDSEIDQLFKIFRIMGTPYEDTWGGVTSLPDYKSAFPKWKPTELQTFVPNLDPDGIDLLSKMLIMDPSKRINARAALEHEYFKDLGVMP